In Eubalaena glacialis isolate mEubGla1 chromosome 4, mEubGla1.1.hap2.+ XY, whole genome shotgun sequence, one DNA window encodes the following:
- the S100Z gene encoding protein S100-Z: protein MFFPWLWWPALVHSAANTPTQLEVAMDTMIRIFHRYSCKEGDRFKINKGELKILLQRDLTESLSCQKDPELVDKIMQDLDANKDNEVDFNEFVVTVAALTVACNDYFVEQLKKKGKTSSKLI, encoded by the exons ATGTTCTTTCCCTGGCTTTGGTGGCCTGCCCTCGTCCATTCTGCTGCCAACACGCCCACCCAGCTGGAGGTTGCCATGGACACCATGATTAGAATCTTCCACCGCTACTCCTGCAAGGAAGGGGACAGGTTCAAGATCAACAAGGGGGAACTGAAAATACTCCTGCAGCGAGATCTCACAGAATCCCTCTCG tgtCAAAAGGATCCCGAGTTGGTTGATAAGATAATGCAGGACCTGGATGCCAATAAGGACAACGAAGTGGATTTTAATGAATTTGTGGTCACGGTGGCAGCTCTGACAGTTGCTTGTAATGATTACTTTGTAGAACAattgaagaagaaaggaaagacaagTAGTAAGCTAATCTAA